The nucleotide sequence CCAGCACCGTCCGGGCGGCCCGTTCCTCGCGGTACTGGACGGTGACGAACTCGCCGGTCTTCGCGTAGTGGCGCCAGTCCACGCGGGTCATCGAGTCGCCGGGACGGTACTCCCTGGTGGCGTGAAACTCCAGGCCGCTGCCCCCGGCGTCCGTCGGGAGCGTTCCCGCCCGCGGGAGCGCGGCGTCGTCGACCGGGAGCTCGCGGACCGCGTTGGTTCCCACGAGACGGCGGTCGCCCTCGGCGGCCACCTCCGCGGTGGCCCGCTCGCTGCCCGCGGTCGACCGCAGCCGCACGGCTGGCTCGGCGAAGTCGTACGCGCCGCGTTTGGCGACGACCTCGTAGGTGAGGGTCGTCGACCCGCCCGGCGGGAGCGCGACACAGCCCCGCGGCGACCCCGCTGTGACCGCCAGTTCGTCGGGAACACCGTCGATGACCCGCACGTCGGGCAGCACCCGCTCGCCGGTGTTCGTGACGGTCAGTTCGACGCCGACAGCCTCGCCCGGCGCCGGGTCCGACCGGTCGAACGTTCGGGCCGTGCGCACGCTCGCCCCCTCGGGGAGGCCCGACAGCGACCCGTAGAGGACGTAGGCCAGCGGGACCGCCGCCCCGGCCAGCAGCGTCGACGAGGCGTAGAGCAGGCCGACACTCAGCAGTGTCAGGGTGGCCACCAGCCCGACCGTCCACCGGCGGACGCGAACCCGGCTCACGCCCGCCCCCCCAGGCGTTCGATGGCCCGGACGGTCCGCTCGACGCGGCGCGCCCGCTCGCGCTCGGGAACCAGCCACAGCCGGACCCGGGCGCCGAGTCCGGGCTCGGGTCCGCCCTCGCCTGCCAGGAACGCGGCGGCGACGGGGTCGCGGGTCCAGGTGCCCGCGCGGACGGCCTCGCGCGCCCGCTCGCGGTCGAGACCCGCGTACTCGGCGTAGGCGTCCGCCGCCGTCCGGGCGAGCGCTCCGCGGGCCTCCTGGAGTGCGGCCCCCCCAGTCGCGCTCGCCCGGTCGACGACCGCGTCGAGGTCGGCCCCCGCCAGCCGGCGGCGGTCGGCGGTCACGGCTTCCGGCGGCGTCTCCGCGGCGGCTGCGAACCGGCGGTCGGCCGGGTCCTCGGGCGACGCGGCCCGTCCCGACCCGCCCGAGCGCGCCGCGACGGCGAGATACAGCCCCGTCACGCCGCTCGCCAGCAGCACCGCGGCGGTCGGTTCGACGCCGCCGGCCGCCTCGACGGCCCGCCGGACCGGCCCGACCGACAGCAGGGCCCCCGGCAGAAAGACGGCCACCGCGCCAGCGAGTGCCAGCGCCGCGCCGAGCAGTCCGAGCAGGCTCCGGGGCCGCATTACTCTCCCTCCCCGGCCGCGTCCGCGGCTGCCTCACTCCCGCCGGCGGTCCCGTCCGGCTCGCCTGCCGTCGTCCCGCCGTCCGCGGCCGTCCCGTCGCCGGCCGCGCCACGGCTGCCGGTGCCCGCCGTCGCGTCGGCGTCCGGGTCGCTCGCCCGCTCGACCGCCGCCAGCGCAGACTGGACCCGACCGAGCCGGTCGTCGGCGGCCCGGGCGCCGTACTCCACCTCCCGGAAGGTGTCCCGGAGCGTGCGGACGGCGTCGGCCGGGAGCCCGTCGCGCTCGACCGCGTGGGCGGCGAGCTCGCCGGGCGTCTTCGTCTCCGGGCGCCGGACGCTGAGTCCATCGACCAGCCGCCGCCAGGCCGCCCGGACGGTCACCCGATCCCCGTTCGCGCCGCCCGCGGCCACGGCGCCACTGTGGGGCGCCTGCCCCGGCCGCCGCTCCCGGTACCACGTCCGCAGTCGTGCCCGGAGGTCGGCTGCGCTCGCCCGGCCCCCGAGGAGGTCGGCCAGCGCTCCCAGCGCGTGCCGGAGGCTGGCGAGTCCGGCCCGGAGCAGGTCCCCGCCCTGGGTCGCCACCAGCACGAGCGCGAGCTGGGCGTACCTGACCGCCAGGGCGGGTAGCCGCCCGGCGAGCGCCAGCAGGCCGCGCGGCCCGTGACCGAGCCGTCCGGCGCCCAGGACGAGCCCGCCGACCGCGGCCGCCAGCCCGACCACGACGAGCAGGAGATTGAGAAGCAGGTCGTCGACGGTCCCGTCGGCGGTCAGCGGCCCGTCGCTGACGGTCACCGTGGCGCTGCCCGAGACCGGGAGGGTCACGGTTGCGGTCCCGTTCTCGTCGGTGGTGGCGACCCGCTCCCCGCCGACGGAGACCGGTGCGTCGGCGAGTGGCTGGCCACCCAACCGAGCGGTGACCGTCGCCTCGGTCAGCGGGAGCGCCAGCGGCGCGGTCGGTTCGACGTCGACGGACAGCGCCGGCACGCGGACTGTCGTCTCGCCGCTCACCGGCCCGCGCTCGACTGCGACGGTGACGTTGCCGGGCTCCTCGGGCAGGGGCACCTCCGCGCGGCCGTCGACGTCGGTCCGCACGACGGTCTCGCCGCCGACGAGAGTCACGTCATCGCCCGCGGCGGTCTGGTTGACTTCGCTCCGCGTGACGGCCTCGCCGCCGACGCGGACCACCGCGTCACGGACGGGGAACCGGCCGACCGTGGCGACCACGGTGACGGTCCCGCCGGCGCGGGGCTGGCCGGTGACGCGGACCGTGGCGTTCGTCTCGACGGGGTAGGTGACCGCGTTCAGCCCCGGTCCGACCGTGAACAGGGGCTGCCCGGGCGTGCCCGACGGGCCGGCGCCGAGCGCGGCAGGGGTCCCGATGGCGGCCGTTCCGTCCCCGCCGGTTCCGCCGTCGGCCGTCGCGTTGGTCGCGTTCGGCGGCTGGTCGACGAAGACCACGTTCCGGTCCGGCGTCTCGACCTCGACCTCCAGGCGCTCGGTGTAGGGGACGGTCGCG is from Salinirussus salinus and encodes:
- a CDS encoding DUF58 domain-containing protein, whose amino-acid sequence is MSRVRVRRWTVGLVATLTLLSVGLLYASSTLLAGAAVPLAYVLYGSLSGLPEGASVRTARTFDRSDPAPGEAVGVELTVTNTGERVLPDVRVIDGVPDELAVTAGSPRGCVALPPGGSTTLTYEVVAKRGAYDFAEPAVRLRSTAGSERATAEVAAEGDRRLVGTNAVRELPVDDAALPRAGTLPTDAGGSGLEFHATREYRPGDSMTRVDWRHYAKTGEFVTVQYREERAARTVLVVDARPVGRVTGAPGYPTGAELAAYAGQRLYDALETAGVVPSVTAVGLETEGMDGLVGPDGLPWVDSDDRNRTAHAERLFRAAGQVGERGTAEEPPTTVVADGAGGASGTTGQPVAGAADNAGPDDPPDPDDELTNRLLARLPPNAQVVVCTPLVDGWPVEFCRTLSAREYPQVVLSPDVTGGRTVGQRVGSLRRGLRLRTLERTGATVAGWDLGQPIDHALRRSLPHLLR
- a CDS encoding DUF7269 family protein produces the protein MRPRSLLGLLGAALALAGAVAVFLPGALLSVGPVRRAVEAAGGVEPTAAVLLASGVTGLYLAVAARSGGSGRAASPEDPADRRFAAAAETPPEAVTADRRRLAGADLDAVVDRASATGGAALQEARGALARTAADAYAEYAGLDRERAREAVRAGTWTRDPVAAAFLAGEGGPEPGLGARVRLWLVPERERARRVERTVRAIERLGGRA
- a CDS encoding transglutaminaseTgpA domain-containing protein, encoding MAEDTEFGTETSREYVRVLLVACCLLAVVVAGTVVPALSTGEGDGVAGSPIESTLPDGAVAGGGAELPDGGSGGPDAGDGASSLGALSPGSFAGVGGPVNENAFRSQDATTHFTVRSAEPAYWRTGAYGEYAGSGWRRAGGTTPYEGPVPGTSANGSLTTYEVTLNRSATALPTVWRPRTVEGVDDLAVTDRRALLPADRLDPGTTFTGTSDRPLRDPAVLRSTGRDYPDDIEERYTALPDSVPDRVGEFTDDLTADADSPYETAQTVEAWLEENKEYSLNVSRRSENIADTFIFEMERGYCEYYATSMVVMLRSQGVPARYVVGYSTGQQVAENTYQVRSLNAHAWVEVYFEDVGWVKFDPTPGGARLQSERSAVEDQQPGTDYDPREEGSPGETFTPGGIEVDPDPLEPEGPTRRTDSGVRVALDRQPVPGATVEVTLTENASAVSGARVLFNGEVVGVTDANGSLIATVPYTERLEVEVETPDRNVVFVDQPPNATNATADGGTGGDGTAAIGTPAALGAGPSGTPGQPLFTVGPGLNAVTYPVETNATVRVTGQPRAGGTVTVVATVGRFPVRDAVVRVGGEAVTRSEVNQTAAGDDVTLVGGETVVRTDVDGRAEVPLPEEPGNVTVAVERGPVSGETTVRVPALSVDVEPTAPLALPLTEATVTARLGGQPLADAPVSVGGERVATTDENGTATVTLPVSGSATVTVSDGPLTADGTVDDLLLNLLLVVVGLAAAVGGLVLGAGRLGHGPRGLLALAGRLPALAVRYAQLALVLVATQGGDLLRAGLASLRHALGALADLLGGRASAADLRARLRTWYRERRPGQAPHSGAVAAGGANGDRVTVRAAWRRLVDGLSVRRPETKTPGELAAHAVERDGLPADAVRTLRDTFREVEYGARAADDRLGRVQSALAAVERASDPDADATAGTGSRGAAGDGTAADGGTTAGEPDGTAGGSEAAADAAGEGE